The genomic DNA TGTGTGAGGCGGGGAGCACATCAGGAGCCCCTTGAGCCATCTGAGCCCCACTGCTACCCTGTGTTGTTATTGCAAACAGCCATTTGCTTTCCACTTCGGTAGCGATCCGAATTCAAATCTCCCTTCACCAGGGAGAAAAGCATCACAATTATCCATCTTTGCCCTGCAATAGTAAGATGAAAGCATTTTGCTCCCCAGTCCTTAAACAAAAGAGCCTTCATGCCTACCTATGGGGAGCTGGAATTACGTTTTTCTAAGTTTGCCAGGGAGTGTTTGTTCTCTTCTCTTGCTCCCACAATGTGCTGGGTCAGTGCCCTGAACCGTGGCTGTGAAAACAggcctgcagcagctgtaagGCGGGACCGGATTCACAGAAAAGCTATTGTCTGCAGAAACGCATTTGTCTCAAGACACTTGTGTATATTCCAGTCTTGAGTTTCCTTTTAGTTTTGTAAGAGGAGAGAACGAAGCTGGTGTGACTCTGTGGTTTAAGGCTTGGTTCAGCCAGGGAATTAACTGTTTGTCGTTTTGTtggcattttccttctgctgaaaaaaataaacagctggaGCTCTTTAGTTTTGTTCTCAATGGAGCCTGGGAGAGgaattccactgaagtcaaataTTCATGAACTAGCACATCTAATTAAGCTTTTCAAAGGGAAAGCACGGCTTAGATGAGCTATTCCTAAAACCCCTGCAGTCTGTTGGCTGCTCAATTATAACCTGATCTCCAGCTTCCCCAGATATTACTGCTACAAGGCAGCTTTTGGGGCCAGTGGGTGAGGAATTTCCTTACTCCAGTGGCAAGGTTAGGTGGGGAGAGAGTGAAGGTAAAGCAGCTCCTCCCCATTGCAGGCACTCTGCCTTTTGGCATCAGCAATCCAAACATGCTGACTCAGCTTTTCTCTACCTCCCTTTTCATCTGTCAAACTTTAAGACTGTGCTGAAAACCATGAATTTCTGTTCTCAAAGAATGATGTTGAGCTGTGTTTATTTGGCTACCCGTTTGAGAGCATTTAGAGAGGCCAGCGATGGTTTTCATGGGCTTTTCAGCAAGTGCAAGCACTAGAgactcattttaaaacaaaaggtgaAATACTCTCTCAGTCGCATAAATTCAGGACTGATATTGCCAACTGTGACAAGGATCTGAAGCAAGGCACTGCCATCTGAAGACAGATGATAGCCCTCATTTTCTGAGGCTTTATTTATAGGGGCCTCACTGGAAGAAAATAGACAATTATGGCCAGGAGGaaatttaatatgtttttttctaagataTACTGAATGATTTAGAACTGAATTGGTGAAGGTCTGAAATGACAGCTCACATCAAACTCACTGTACCTTTAGAAAGAGCTTTGACAGAGCAAGACTTGCAGGGAAGGATCCTATTGTACTGCTTGGTAATTAGCTCTACCTGGTCCATAGTTCGTGACTCTGGGAAGGATTTTACTAGAAGACAACAAATCAGGTTCCAGGCCTTAAAACTCCATGGCGTTAAATTCACTTTTAATAAGTTTGGCCTGATAGAGCTTATAAACTCTTCAAAGCAAAAAGGGATCTGTTAAAaagatgggggtggggggtggggtgtcagTCTTCAGTAAAGTGGGGGAAATGATAATTACAGTTTTAAGGCAATGCTGACTCACCACTGACAGcgaaggatttttttttttacgccAGAAGCTTGGaataaaaacttcagagaaCAACTTCAGTCTGATTAAATCCCACAGCATCAGCTCTTGCAGCCTATGCTGCTGCTAAATGAAGAGAAAGGATTTGAATTTGCATTAAGGGGATATCATGAATATATGGCTGTCAGTGCCTGTGATCTGAACTCCCACCATTCactaaaagtaaaaaagcttGTCAATTTTTCCTTAATTTGCAATGTACTGTGTTCCCCTTTCTAGCAGACTAACTAAAAACTTCGTCAAGCTGGGGAAGGTAGCCAGATCCGTTGCAGATTAGCAAATACCTTTGAAGGTCACAGCCTGGTCCCAGTGCAGACCAGGAAGCTCTATATCAGCTTCTGCATTGGCATAAATTGGCCTAAGTCCCTTGACTTTGGGGACAACTGAAAATAGGTAGGTAGCTTCCAGGGTACACCTGGTGGCATTTAAAAACTCTGCTGAGACCCTGCAAGGGCTAATGTTGGAGGCTTTTTGGCATATGGAAAGCTTGCTGTTACACACTGCTCACTCTGAAATCACCCTCCTGGCTTGTAACTCAAGGAGACAATTTTCTGGTGCAATCAGTTGCAGCAGCCCATAATTACTTCAGTTTATACTCTCCTCTGGATTTTGACAGCCGTACACCAGGGAGGAATTAGCACATCTTTGGCTTTTCTACCCCAAAGAGTTTGGTGGGTGCCAAGCAAACCTGTCAGAAGGTTAAATCTGTAGCTTTGCACCAATACCTAGCATTGATATCAAATGGGGCTCAAATATGGAGACAGGAAacagggagaaggagcaggTGGGAGGCAGGTGTTACCCATAGATGGGTGTAAAAGGATGAATGTGTTAGCAGTAGAGCACCACCAAAATAGGCCATATTGAACTGCATGAAAAGTcaaaacagcacagcagggtTAGGGCCGGAGCACCCATGTCCTTCTTGCGTGGGTCATGCCTTCCACCAGCTGTGCTCTCAGGTACCTGTGTGAGTGGATGAAGGTGAAATGGGTATCAGATGAGGGGAGCAGTGTGATCACGGATGCTTTGCTGGTGGAGAGCCTTGGTTGGAGGCCACTGGCCAGGTTCAGTGGGAGTTTCCCCATAGCTGGGCCAGGAGTTTGGTGGCAGCCAGAATCCACTTGCCTTTCcccaggaggcagagctggagcgCCTGGAGAGGGAGTTTGCCATTCAGTCCCAGATCACGGAGGCTGCCCGGCGCCTGGCGAGTGACCCAAACGTCagcaaaaagctgaagaaacagaggaagacaTCCTACCTGAACGCACTGAAGAAACTACAGGAGATTGAAAATGCCATCAATGAGTATCGCATCAAATCTGGAAAGAAGCCAACCCAGAGAGCCTCCCTGATCATAGATGGTAAGCAGGACTTGGCacccacagcatcacagaaggGTCTGTGGAGGGTAGGgagaaaaattctttccttgAGGCACacatttcccctccctcctcttccctctgctgtCTGGAGGACTCCACGGGTGCTGGCAGTCAGGCTGCCCTTTCCCATACCAGTGTGCTGTCAGATGGGTGTCTGGCCTGTGCTCCATGCATTAGAGACGTGCTGGTTCACAGCACAAGAAGCAGCATCACGCTGCAGATTGTAAGCGTGTCAGGAAAGCAGACTGTGCTTCCTTTGTTCACCTATAAAATCACTCTGTTAACATCTCCTCCGGAGTGGTGCTGTACAAATGTAATTAATGTTAGCAGATTGGGGTGAGCTCTGTAGCTGAAAGGCATCTTTAAAATCAAAGTGGTAGCAGTGTCATTGCTGtgttcaaatgctttttttctttttctttttttttttcccccggtGTAATTCTCAGGGCACTTTATGGTTTACTAAGTTGTTGATTGGTTTTTCATGAAATCCATTAACTTTCTGCTGTGGTTCTTTCTCCCTTGCTGATTTTGCCCTTTCCCTTTGACTTGCAGAGCTTTTCTTTGTGCCTCTGTAGCAGGAACTGAGATTAAAGCTGCTGTATTTGTGACCTGGGTACCAAGTTGCGCCGCAGTCAGGGATAACAGACAGCCACGAGGACATGAGATGGGGGAGGCAGCTCAAATGTGTGCACGCCAATGACATGAGAGCTTATCCTGCTGCTATAGAGGATGCTCAGAAAATGTTTCCCAGAATTACACCAAACTGGTACCTAGTGTGAGCCTTTAGTTAGCAACAGGATGAGCATTTTAAGAAGGTAGAGATCAAACCCAGAATCCTTAAGGCCAGGGATATAAATCTCAGCAATGGCACCATGCCATTTTGTATCCTCTGGGGATCTCAGCTCTCAGCTGTGACTCATAGTCTTAATCCTCATTAATTGAAAAGAATTAGCAGTTCCTTGAAAGGCAGCCTGCTAGCGAGAGACCtggcctgcagctctgccctgcgAGACTGAGAGTGGGCTAAGTCTTTATAGGAATCTTGCCTCTTGGCTGTGTGAGGAGGGAGATGAAGACTGGGTAACTACTTAAGGTTAAGACTCAGTGGATGAAGATCACGATGCAGTTCAGCACTTGGTCACTGTGATTCTTGGGACCATCTGACCATCTTTATATTCTCTTCCCTTCAGAAGGAAACATTGCCAGTGAAGACAGCTCCCTCTCGGATGCCCTTGTTCTTGAGGATGGTATGTTGGCTGCTAAGTATGTTCTAGagggcaggaaggaaacagGTGGGGATGTGTGAACTCCTGATTGACACTCAAAATGGAGGAACTGTTCTGTATAATCCACTCGAACATCCCAACAGCAAAAATGCTTGGTTTCCCATGACTCTGCCTTGTAGTCAGACATCAGGCCTGGAGCAGCCAGTATTGCCATGGTTACTGCTCTGAATCCTTTCAAAAGACAGTCCCAGAATGGCCCCTGATTTTCTTCTAAGGTTTCAGTTGTTTTAATGCATCACATACTCTTGCTGGCCATTCCCTTCCAAAATGGGAATGTCAGCCAGTGCACTTCTGAAAGTCAAGTCTTCAGGTTGATCCTGAACACAGCCAGGGGAAGCGGGGTGAAGAAGCAGGCTATGGAGGTCCCCCAGGGTTGTGCTGCCATTGGAGGCATCGCACAGCCATtgcctctctcctttcttctcttcacaGAGGATTCTCAGGTCACCAGCGCAATATCCCCTCTCCAGTCCCCACACAAAGGACTCCCTCCCCGGCCACCCTTGCACAACAGGCCTCCTCCTCCACAGTCACTGGAAGGCCTCCGCCAAATGCATTACCACCGCAATGACTATGACAAGTCCCCCATCAAACCCAAGATGTGGAGTGAGTCATCCTTGGATGAACCCTATGAGAAGGTCAAGAAACGCTCCTCACACAGTCATTCCAGGTGAGCCGGCTATCTTGAAGCTCCGTCACAGGGGTACCCTCTGCTCAAGAGGGATGGGTGTGAGCCCTTTCAAAATTTACAAAGCCATCCCTTACCACAAGGAGACATTTAGGTGTTTTGGCCAATAGGCATCTCATAAAAATAGTCTGCAGCCGCATGACTGCAGCTTGGTATctcaatgttattttaaaaaacatttagaaaggAAGGATGGTGGATCATCTGAGGGCTTTGACAGGGCTTGGCCTTGACCTCCAGCTACCACAGAAGCACAAGTTCTGGGACgcagctgagagcagcagctgaccCAGCTCCCGCTCACCCCTGCAAGATCACAGGCACATGCCTGAGATCTGGAAAGAGGCGTGGGAGCCCCTTCCCCAAATTCCTGCCCGGGAACTGAAGCAGGGtgtttgctctgcagcagtCACAAGCGGTTCCCCAGCACCGGGAGCTGtgctgaggcaggagggagcagctcGCTGCAGAACAGCCCCATCCGGAGCCTTCCGCACTGGAACTCCCAGTCCAGCATGCCATCAACACCGGATCTACGGGTACGCAGTCCACACTACGTCCACTCCACGCGGTAAGTCTTCCCAGCTCCAGTCTCATCCTGCTTCCcctgaaataaatattctttgcttTACCCTTCCCCCAGGTCATGAATTAATTCCCAATCCAGGAAAGGACACAAACCAATCCTATTGACATAAGAGGCTCATGTACCGTTGCCAGTAGGGAATCTTTCCTGAAATCACTTCAGATAAATATGATCCTGCCCCTCATCTCTCCCTCAAAGTAAttaagcttttcttcctctgggaCCTTTCATCTCAGGGACTGCTTATAGGTGCTACCAACCCcatgccatttttaaaagggatgTGGTGCTATGGCTAAATTCTGCAGTAAAATTCCTCCATGGATCCAGCTGGAGAGAACACGTTGTTTCCTGTCTGATATAAGATGTTGGGTAGTGTTAATTCTCTATCATAGATAAAATGTTTGCACAATGTGTGATCTTATGCGGAGAGAAAGCCTGTATAAAGCACTCCACCTGAGGATCCAGGCAGCAGTGGAATAAGCCCAGGATTGGCAGATGAAAGAGCTGAAGGGTGTACAGGAGGTGATTTGATGTGCATTGGCCATTTGACTCcaattttctgcagcttttctacAAACTTCAGCTTCACTGCTATTTTGCCCTTGTGGCAAACGCCATGGACActgcaggaagcagagctgAGACAAAGCTGCGTGCTGTTAGGTATCCTGCCCTAAGGGGAAGTGCTACCATCATTTAGCTCTGCATAAATCAAGAGTCATGCCAACACATCAGGCAGAGATGATACAAGGCATTAAGGCCCTGGGTTCAGTTTGTTACAACTTTTTGGCTGAGAGTACCTTTCAAAAGAGTGCAATGTTTGTTAACGCTGGAGCCAAGCTGTGTGAGAAATGAGCCTGGCACAGGGCTTGAGAAGTGGCCTTGATTGGGTAGGGGCCATCTGGGTGTTTGAAACAACTATTGCTTAGTCCATGGCTCATTCATGAGCTGCATGCCTTGGCCTTGGCCATCCATCATGTGGGTGTGTGACTCGTTGCAGGGTGTTTCTGCTCCTTGAAGGGATGGCTGAAGCTCTCCAGACAGCTGGGGTGAATAGGGACCACCCAGACCTGGCAATGAATAGACCCCCTGTAAACTGCAGTTCAGGGTAGTTGCCTGAAGGGCTGTCGTGCCCTGACAGTCCTACACGTGCTGCCCGTGGCTGGGCCCCAGTAAAACCTAGCTGCTTGGCAGAGGCGACTTTCTCAATGGACCCATGGAGAAATCACTGCATTCTGGGCTAAGTATGGGCAGTCTGTCTGTCTCACACTAGGTGGATTGTACCCGTGCAGGGCATTCGTGGGCCACTTGCAAGGGAATCTCACCACCACTGAGGCTAAGATCTTGGGATCTGCAAAGCTGGAGAGAGGCGACCCTGGTAGCACAGGGATGGTGCTgatccagcagctctgccttgggACTGCACCAGCAAAGCTGGGGCTTGAGGCCCCCCAGGTTTTGCCCTTCAGACTGAGCCTTTCCCAGGGTGGCAAGCCACAGGAGAATTGGTTGAGCAAGGGTTTCTGTCCCACATGGTGCTGCAGACTGAATGCCACCACCAAGGAGACTGGAGAGCAACAGGAACAGGACCTAATCTCCCCAAAGCCTGCAGCTGCGAAGCTGGTTGCTTTGCAGACAGCAGCACCTCGCCGTGCTGGAGGGGTACAGGTTTTCAATGCCCTCAGATTCCTTTGCTTTGGAGCTGGCCTTGTGTGCAAGGGGATGGGAGTGCTTTGTCCTGTTGACTTACcagcctggatttttttcctggtacttGCAGATCAGTAGACATCAGCCCTACCAGACTGCACAGCTTAGCTCAGCACTTTAGACACCGGAGCTCCAGTTTGGAGTCACAAGGCAAGCTCCTCGGCTCGGAAAATGAGACAGGGAGCCCGGATTTCTACACCCCAAGGACTCGTAGCAGTAATGGCTCTGACCCCATGGACGACTGCTCTTCCTGCACCAGCCATTCCAGCTCTGAGCACTACTACCCTGCTCAGATGAACCCCAACTACTCCACCCTGGCAGAGGATTCCCCATCGAAAGCCAGAGAGCGGCAGAGGCAAAGGCACAAATCAGCGGGCAACCTGGTCTCTTCCAATTCAGGGAGTATGCCCAACCTGGCTGCGAGGAATGGGACGGGACACCATCGCGTCTACCTGCACAGCCAGAGCCAGCCCTCCTCCCAGTACAGGATCAAAGAATATCCCCTGTACATCGAGGGCAGCTCCACACCCGTGGTGGTGCGGAGCCTGGAGAACGACCAGGAGGGACACTACAGTGTGAAAGCACAATTCAAAACCTCCAACTCCTACACAGCAGGGGGGATGTTTAAGGAAAATTGGCATGGGGATGAAGTGGACTCCGTCAGGCTCACCCCCTCCCGTTCCCAAATCATAAGGACTCCATCTCTGGGCAGGGAGGGCCATGAGAAAGGCTCGGGTAGGACTGCCGTGTCAGATGAGCTGCGGCTCTGGTACCAGCGGTCCACGGCCTCCCACAAGGAGCACAGCCGCCTCTCGCACACGAGCTCCACTTCCTcagacagcagctcccagtacAGCACATCTTCGCAAAGCACCTTTGTGGCACACAGCCGGGTCACGAGAATGCCTCAGATGTGTAAAGCGACATCAGGTGAGAGCTGGGcctgggcagaggggcagaCAGGGATGGGGGCTTCATGCAGCCTGGATTCGTGTCAGGCGTTACACGCAACCTGGAGAGCAATGCCAGACCATAGCATGTTATCTTGCCTTCACAGGCTGCGCACCAAGCCTGTAGGCATAACCCTGCGGGGCAAGCTTTGTCCAAGACACTCACTGggtgagaatttttttccatggaaatcATCACTTTGCAAAGATGCGGTCAAAAGACAGGGAGGGACCTGCTGTTTCCAGGTCTCTTCTCACAATGCAGCTGGGTTTTGGTTGATGGCACTAGGGGCTGAACGTGGAGAAAGCGTGGGGGGGTCACTCAGTAATTGCAGCGAGGGGAGCAACGAAGCAAGTGGGGACTCGGCATAGACTAGGAGAATGCATGTCCTCACTGAAACACCAAAAGCATGGGAAAGGTTAAGTGGGGAGGatcccagcccctccaccccctGCTAAAATGTTTGGGCGATGACATCTTTCTGCACTGCTGGGGCATGGTTTTCCCATGCAGCTCCAGTACCTCTGCTGATAATACCCTGAAATTCAGAGCACTTAAGTGTGTGGTATTATGCCTCTCTGTCATGTACAGAGCTTTGCACTCCTCTGTGCTGTTAATATTAAATGGTAAGAAAACAGCCTAAATCCATTAAACTGAGGAGGCCACTATATGTTGTGAAACAATCCAAGGTTAAATATTTACTGGCCATCAGTCACTGCTGGACAAGCCAGTGTGGACAGATCAAGGACTTGCTGAAAAAACTGAGTCTGGCCCCACGTGGACGGGCTTGCTGGTTTATCAGAGCTTTGCACTGTGCCTGTTGCCACCCTTCCACATGCCTCAGCCTTGGCGCGGGAGACACCATTGCTCCGATCTCGCTTGCCCTAAGCCCTCGCAGCCTCCCTGAGCAGACCAGCGCGTCGCCCACCCATGCTGGCTGTTGGCCTTCAGACAGCCCGGCATGGTGCCGGCCCATGGCGATCACCACGCTGGCAGCAGCGGGGCTCGGTGCTCACTGCCAACTCCAGCATGGAGTCAGAGCGGCAGTTTGACACCAGGCTCCTCATGGGCCATCAACAGCTGCCTGGGAAGAGGTTGATTTATGCGCAATGCCAACACTCGTAGGAGGCCCAGATGTGGACCAGGACTCAATCAAGTAGCTGCTGCACCCATCCTGTGTCTCCACATGAAAAATCTGTCTTCCCCCACTTTGATTAATGGGCATTTCCGTTCCACccagcaacagaaaatgcttGAACACTGGAAAGCTTTGCCTTGCTTAGTTTTGGAAACCATACAAGTTCAGTTAAGtaatctgaaaaggaaaatgctgggGTTGGGGAGAGCACCTAAAAACTGCTGTCAGTCAGTCTGTTCCCCCACCCAGCTGGGTCTTTGAATCTAAATGTGCTATCTGGGCAGCACAGTGTAAGTGTGTTCAGTAATCACAGCTTGTCATGGCCAGTTGGCAGCACAGATTGGTTTTGCGTTCAGACTCAGTTCCCAATTACAGCTGAGGGAGGATACTGACCTCAGGAGGTCAGCTCCAAGGAGTAGATTAAAATTTGGTTTTCTCTTCAGATGTCATTTGGCAGCAGCTAAAGAATTTAACAGCATGGAAGGGGATGCCAGTAGAAACATCCATCGTTTTAGCTGATTAGCCCTAGCCAGTAGGTCTCCTGGACTTCATGCTGTCCTTCAAAGAGGATCCTTCTAGGCCCATATTACATTTGGAGGGTCAACACTATATGGACTTGAGGCGGAGGAAAGATTGGTCAGGTGGATTTCTTAGCTAGACCCTTCACCAGGGAAAGTCCTCCAAGAACCACTGCCAATGGTACATTTTTAGTCCAGATTGCTTCTGCCTTCACTGAAGTAAGAGAATGTGTCCTCTGGTCCCACAGCACAGTGTCAGCAAAGCCAGACTTCAGCCTTTTTACAAATGCACAGTGAAAGGTAGCTGTAGCTTTTGAAATCTTCAGAGCTGTCTTCCTCCTTTGCACAAGAAGCAGCGTGCTGGTCCAGACTCTCACCACTGCCAGCACTGGCTCCTAGGGACACAGCCCATCTCCCACCACCCAGGCTAGGCTCCTGCAGGTCAGGTCCCATGGAGCGGCGCAGGCAGGCCCCGCAGCCGCCAGGAGAAGGGTGCTGTTTCCCAGGCAGCTCAGGAGAGGCTGGGTGGCTGTATTCAGCTGGAGGCCGGGCTGAAACAAAGCAttcctgcagagctgaggaCGGATCCAGCCCGTGACACGCAGCAGTGTCAGCAGTAGGCTGGCTGCTCCTGTGCCGCATGCGGGCACAGCCGTCCAGGAACAGGCTGAGGTCTGACTCCCAGGTTGTGTTTGCTCACAGCCAGACATGTTTCTGCTGGTCTGACCAGCTGATGCTTCTGAACCGCCCTAACCCTCGCGccctcacctcacctcaccgGTTCTTTTTCTCCACCCTTTGGTTTTCAGCTGCCTTACCTCACAGCCAGAGGAGTTCAACGCCGTCGAGTGAACTAGCAGCCACGCCACCGGGCAGTCCCCACCACATTCTCACATGGCAGACTGGGTGAGTGTGTGGGAGCGGGTTAGGGAATTCAGCTCGCTCAGTGCCACTCAGAAAAACCTCCCCACACACAACCAAAGGGAGAGCACCTCT from Falco rusticolus isolate bFalRus1 chromosome 5, bFalRus1.pri, whole genome shotgun sequence includes the following:
- the FRMD4A gene encoding FERM domain-containing protein 4A isoform X5 yields the protein MTEGRRCQVHLLDDRKLELLVQPKLLAKELLDLVASHFNLKEKEYFGIAFTDETGHLNWLQLDRRVLEHDFPKKSGPVVLYFCVRFYIESISYLKDNATIELFFLNAKSCIYKELIEVDSEVVFELAAYILQEAKGDFLSNEVVRNELKKLPALPTPALKEHPSLAYCEDRVIEHYKKLNGQTRGQAIVNYMSIVESLPTYGVHYYAVKDKQGIPWWLGLSYKGIFQYDYHDKVKPRKIFQWRQLENLYFREKKFSVEVHDPRRASVTRRTFGHSGIAVHTWYACPALIKSIWAMAISQHQFYLDRKQSKSKIHAARSLSEIAIDLTETGTLKTSKLANMGSKGKIISGSSGSLLSSGSQESDSSQSAKKDMLAALKSRQEALEETLRQRLEELKKLCLREAELTGKLPREYPLDPGEEPPIVRRRIGTAFKLDEQKILPKGEEAELERLEREFAIQSQITEAARRLASDPNVSKKLKKQRKTSYLNALKKLQEIENAINEYRIKSGKKPTQRASLIIDEGNIASEDSSLSDALVLEDEDSQVTSAISPLQSPHKGLPPRPPLHNRPPPPQSLEGLRQMHYHRNDYDKSPIKPKMWSESSLDEPYEKVKKRSSHSHSSSHKRFPSTGSCAEAGGSSSLQNSPIRSLPHWNSQSSMPSTPDLRVRSPHYVHSTRSVDISPTRLHSLAQHFRHRSSSLESQGKLLGSENETGSPDFYTPRTRSSNGSDPMDDCSSCTSHSSSEHYYPAQMNPNYSTLAEDSPSKARERQRQRHKSAGNLVSSNSGSMPNLAARNGTGHHRVYLHSQSQPSSQYRIKEYPLYIEGSSTPVVVRSLENDQEGHYSVKAQFKTSNSYTAGGMFKENWHGDEVDSVRLTPSRSQIIRTPSLGREGHEKGSGRTAVSDELRLWYQRSTASHKEHSRLSHTSSTSSDSSSQYSTSSQSTFVAHSRVTRMPQMCKATSAALPHSQRSSTPSSELAATPPGSPHHILTWQTGSYNDSCFLDSPLYPELADVQWYGQEKAKPGTLV